One genomic segment of Rivularia sp. PCC 7116 includes these proteins:
- a CDS encoding riboflavin synthase, which produces MFTGIIQALGTMRPLGGDSWQITSQDSSWSAIMQDLAYGDSVAVDGVCLTVEDITKDGFVATASPETLRRTILGEAVNQGNYVNLETSLRVGSKVGGHFVMGHVDGIGKLIYAEQTATSWEMTFSASDTIDRYIVPKGSIAINGISLTVAEYEPEISQFKVAVIPVTYAETNLRDLVAGSSVNLEGDILGKYVEKFIYFGKENNPVSSESLQNEITPTFLAQHGYL; this is translated from the coding sequence GTGTTTACAGGAATAATTCAAGCATTAGGAACGATGAGACCCCTAGGGGGGGATTCTTGGCAAATTACTAGCCAGGACTCTTCATGGTCGGCAATCATGCAAGACTTAGCTTATGGTGATAGCGTAGCAGTAGATGGAGTTTGCTTGACCGTAGAAGATATCACTAAAGACGGTTTTGTCGCCACTGCTTCCCCAGAAACTTTGCGCCGCACAATTTTGGGAGAAGCGGTAAACCAAGGGAATTACGTTAATTTAGAAACTTCTTTAAGAGTTGGTAGTAAAGTTGGCGGTCATTTTGTGATGGGACACGTTGACGGTATTGGTAAGTTAATTTATGCCGAACAAACAGCGACTTCTTGGGAAATGACATTTAGCGCATCTGATACGATTGACCGCTATATAGTACCTAAAGGTAGTATTGCTATCAACGGTATTAGCCTTACTGTAGCTGAATATGAGCCGGAAATCTCTCAGTTTAAGGTAGCGGTAATTCCGGTAACGTATGCCGAAACAAATCTTCGCGATTTGGTTGCTGGTAGTTCGGTAAACTTAGAAGGTGATATTCTCGGAAAATACGTAGAAAAATTTATTTATTTTGGTAAGGAAAATAATCCCGTTTCATCAGAATCCCTCCAAAATGAAATTACACCTACATTCTTAGCCCAGCATGGGTATTTGTAA